Proteins from a genomic interval of Schistocerca cancellata isolate TAMUIC-IGC-003103 chromosome 8, iqSchCanc2.1, whole genome shotgun sequence:
- the LOC126094918 gene encoding transaldolase: MSEPQAKKAKMASSLAQLKKYTTVVADTGDFEAMKQYKPTDATTNPSLMLSAANMPQYKHLIEKAVEYGKKAGGSVKDQVEAAVDKLFVLFGAEILKIIPGRVSTEVDARLSFDKEASIKKARRLIELYEEEGIKKDRILIKLASTWEGIQAAKELEEKHGIHCNLTLLFSFCQAVACAEAGVTLISPFVGRILDWYVANTSQKQYEPEEDPGVQSVTKIYNYYKKFGYQTVVMGASFRNIGEVKALAGCDLLTISPKLLQELDSNTDEVHEMLTEKSARKLDIDKVTLNEAAFRWMLNEDQMATEKLSEGIRKFAEDSRKLEKMLTEYLAAKGK, translated from the exons ATGTCAGAACCGCAAGCAAAGAAAGCGAAGATGGCAAGTTCACTGGCACAGCTGAAGAAATATACAACTGTGGTTGCTGACACTGGTGATTTTGAAG CCATGAAGCAGTATAAACCAACAGATGCTACAACAAATCCCTCTTTGATGCTTTCGGCGGCCAACATGCCACAGTATAAGCACCTAATAGAAAAGGCAGTGGAATATGGAAAGAAGGCTGGCGG GTCAGTAAAAGATCAAGTTGAAGCAGCAGTGGACAAATTATTTGTACTATttggtgcagagattttgaagatcatACCAGGACGTGTTTCCACGGAAGTGGATGCAAG GTTGTCTTTCGACAAGGAAGCAAGCATAAAAAAAGCAAGGCGACTCATTGAACTGTATGAGGAAGAAGGTATAAAAAAGGATCGCATTCTTATTAAACTAGCATCCACATGGGAAGGCATACAAGCAGCAAA ggaACTAGAAGAAAAACACGGCATTCACTGCAATCTTACACTGTTGTTTTCATTTTGCCAAGCTGTTGCCTGCGCTGAGGCTGGTGTTACCCTAATATCTCCTTTTGTTGGCCGTATTCTTGACTGGTATGTGGCAAATACATCACAGAAGCAATATGAACCAGAGGAAGATCCTGGTGTGCAATCGGTCACAAAGATTTATAACTACTATAAGAAATTTGGTTACCAAACTGTAGTGATGGGGGCATCCTTCAGAAATATTGGTGAGGTGAAAGCTCTTGCTGGCTGTGACTTGCTGACAATCAGCCCCAAACTTCTACAGGAACTTGATTCTAACACAGATGAGGTCCACGAGATGCTGACGGAGAAATCTG CACGAAAGTTGGATATTGACAAAGTGACACTTAATGAAGCAGCCTTCCGTTGGATGTTGAATGAAGACCAGATGGCCACTGAAAAACTGTCAGAAGGCATCCGAAAATTTGCAGAGGATTCCAGGAAACTTGAGAAGATGCTTACTGAATACTTGGCTGCTAAAGGAAAATGA